One stretch of Rhinolophus ferrumequinum isolate MPI-CBG mRhiFer1 chromosome 3, mRhiFer1_v1.p, whole genome shotgun sequence DNA includes these proteins:
- the LOC117020264 gene encoding HLA class I histocompatibility antigen, A alpha chain-like, protein MGPRTLLLLLSWALALTGTRAGSHSLTYFGTTWSRPGRGEPRFVGVGYVDDTQFVRFDSDAANPRAEPRAAWMEQMEPGHWDQRTGHAKLYQQILRADLQSALENYNHSDAGSHTLQAMYGCDVGPDGRLLRGYVQEAYDGADYLALNEDLRSWTAADTAAQMSKRKLEVAQVANRLRVYVDSRCLESLGRYLEMGKETLLRADPPKTHVTHHRTSDHEVTLRCWALGFYPAEITVTWQRDGEDLTQDTELVETRPAGDGTFQKWAAVGVPSGEEQRYTCHVQHEGLPEPLTLRWEPPPQAAIPTGMVVGIIAGLALLGAVVTGAVLWRRKRSGGKGGSYAQAAGEFGAG, encoded by the exons ATGGGACCCCGaaccctcctcctgctgctctcgTGGGCCCTGGCCCTGACGGGGACCCGGGCGG GCTCCCACTCCCTGACGTATTTCGGCACCACCTGGTCCCGGCCCGGCCGCGGGGAGCCCCGCTTTGTTGGCGTCGGCTACGTGGACGACACGCAGTTCGTGCGGTTCGACAGCGACGCCGCGAATCCGAGGGCAGAGCCGCGGGCGGCGTGGATGGAGCAGATGGAGCCGGGGCACTGGGACCAGCGGACTGGACACGCCAAGTTATACCAACAGATTTTGCGAGCGGACCTGCAGAGCGCGCTGGAGAACTACAACCACAGTGACGCCG GGTCTCACACCCTCCAGGCGATGTACGGCTGCGACGTGGGGCCGGACGGGCGCCTCCTCCGCGGGTACGTTCAAGAAGCCTACGACGGCGCTGACTACCTCGCCTTGAACGAGGACCTGCGCTCCTGGACCGCGGCGGACACGGCGGCTCAGATGTCCAAGAGGAAACTTGAGGTGGCACAAGTGGCGAACCGCCTGAGGGTCTACGTTGACAGCAGGTGCCTGGAGTCACTGGGCAGATACctggagatggggaaggagaCGCTGCTGCGCGCAG ATCCCCCAAAGACACATGTGACCCATCACCGCACCTCTGACCATGAGGTCACCCTAAGGTGCTGGGCGCTGGGCTTCTACCCTGCGGAGATCACCGTGACCTGGCAGCGTGATGGGGAGGACCTGACCCAGGACACGGAGCTCGTGGAGACCAGGCCTGCGGGGGATGGGACCTTCCAGAAGTGGGCAGCTGTGGGGGTGCCTTctggagaggagcagagataCACGTGCCATGTGCAGCACGAGGGGCTGCCCGAGCCCCTGACCCTGAGATGGG AGCCGCCTCCTCAGGCTGCCATCCCCACTGGCATGGTGGTGGGCATCATTGCTGGGCTGGCCCTACTTGGAGCTGTGGTCACTGGAGCTGTGCTGTGGAGGAGGAAGCGCTCAG GTGGAAAAGGAGGGAGCTACGCTCAGGCTGCAGGTGAGTTTGGAGCGGGGTGA